In Musa acuminata AAA Group cultivar baxijiao chromosome BXJ2-8, Cavendish_Baxijiao_AAA, whole genome shotgun sequence, one genomic interval encodes:
- the LOC135619894 gene encoding uncharacterized protein LOC135619894, translated as MGCVSSKVLTRSGSFHEELKRSLKGRSNGSEELFGSKNGGDRVLALPCTANSVAEPEKNSSVSSTEHTGTKQIDKEKHTVDPETEVSDVEIINTWELLAGLEEEEEEEEEHQEQSESDEHKTEEYKFVVGDELKAPANFNSASDHKDEDLVEAAQRHPSKEKPHVSLELPQERSSTGSKREAMARELAPLKLPSIEFSKTGSLKDWLRRGGQLISPGSYVTPKFGDFVFPEPRHGDNRDDDSSVFDPDLVAQFEQAMNQLSMDEEFALQQIIESLQQGDEEGIPRVELSC; from the coding sequence ATGGGTTGTGTCTCTTCCAAAGTGTTGACGAGATCGGGGAGCTTCCACGAAGAACTGAAACGAAGCCTCAAAGGGAGATCAAATGGATCGGAAGAACTGTTCGGTTCTAAGAATGGTGGAGACCGAGTCCTTGCTCTTCCGTGCACTGCGAACTCGGTTGCTGAGCCTGAGAAGAACTCGTCTGTATCATCAACCGAGCACACGGGCACCAAACAAATCGATAAGGAAAAGCATACTGTGGATCCGGAGACCGAGGTTTCGGATGTAGAGATCATCAATACTTGGGAGTTGTTGGCTggtttggaagaagaagaagaagaagaagaagaacatcaAGAACAAAGCGAGAGTGATGAGCACAAGACCGAAGAGTATAAATTCGTCGTTGGTGATGAATTAAAAGCTCCTGCAAACTTCAACTCGGCATCAGATCACAAGGATGAAGATCTTGTTGAAGCAGCTCAACGACACCCATCGAAGGAGAAGCCGCATGTAAGTCTTGAGCTTCCTCAAGAGCGAAGCAGTACCGGATCAAAGAGAGAAGCCATGGCGAGGGAGCTCGCACCTCTCAAACTTCCATCGATCGAGTTCTCGAAGACGGGTAGTCTGAAGGATTGGCTTCGACGAGGCGGTCAACTGATCTCCCCCGGTTCTTATGTCACCCCAAAGTTCGGCGATTTCGTCTTCCCGGAGCCAAGACACGGAGATAACAGAGATGACGATAGCAGTGTCTTCGATCCAGATTTAGTGGCACAGTTTGAGCAAGCCATGAATCAGCTATCTATGGATGAGGAGTTCGCGCTTCAACAGATCATAGAGAGCTTGCAGCAAGGTGATGAAGAAGGCATTCCGAGGGTGGAGCTGAGCTGCTGA